A genomic stretch from Orcinus orca chromosome 14, mOrcOrc1.1, whole genome shotgun sequence includes:
- the C14H10orf71 gene encoding cardiac-enriched FHL2-interacting protein has protein sequence MQGSKKCTDGFSDSSSIGSVLDDADREVSSLTDRAFRSLCISEDASFHDSDLALSPDITRQVFGNFHQRTVSHTHRKSGIWSQLPSQGTEHAGWAATFQQLPKYVQGEEKYPKSSPPLTPAQRRLEVPVSGLRSSNKPVSKVSSLIKSFDRTESQRCDSRPPTSKPPALKNPPKFAPLPESGVNFCFDSAILTVRRVPAEVSSTHKTSHQPGRKHGQQESPKNPEMACHGPNSFLPTPENAANSFESKFPSPAHRAATSETGRGQEWARKGTFLHSENSAFESWNAHQPRLPERKDAADTVTESKAPKRYEDTPLLREPPASEHKASPCHLRAGCGQEENRLAAGTHSTSGTWGSRDLGAQGFATEGKASSSQPEPPLKPTHAPWRKPKSGKGGKESLQDASEEKKQTSWRGPALYTKHNPQGQFPEKDALDTPVDPHEHYDPPFNISKLLTPVIPNQHVLESSNSQPAEVTPSPTGQLNGYQEKEPGECQSWDSYKSKAPSLLFNLKDVRKCVKSTYSPSPLLKGPDEKTRGKQESLSNGGLLPNGLEEGPPDELSKETPADAPPVSLISTQKDPKPDPGAASADNYLTLTSPSPNTKAPFCVNGEAGDRNSYEKDDASGESAMGAARPSWRPDSREHCPRKHLSLKLCSGDPEAGKAAETPKTSGLEDGFLRSVSQDTEPEREARLQNPNFNQKFSPGPLSPEEEDVFYSDSQSDFMPGLKSKSKFSTSSSDQSFASFEDQQKTWFAESQQEERRNDVSVGDSQKDEKEKVMEEDELQYHTLSNGHACMEEHSKWESLQGEEESLPEGSPGKASREEANFRGTGIGGSKDTALSHAKDLTPSPCSTSNKHILFAIKDNTLRATPVIKPIMLPLLRSMSSDSLLGTGHKEEELPRPGWGRDAGLCAPDSREMPSTLPPTSVQGTHLKGAACEAMEDRGWGPSAARSETSQAAPKGYVPFPPLTGEGQGLKPAREAVHKVVASNGKSSSIDQGKLDAPTCIPTIALPEGDLEDQPPLQKLGTRWEEQAQGFQSHFLSTPRAQPPGRRLVPGELAASPSASSLEENSACSPATSSIYDDAYQAPSEPSLLPGEPPRSSPWASSRPGRVAQREDLTHALTWEPGSDPQLESSAEDLRTLSPRGSLLDVTTSSAGLLEKPEPPSQLERAAGKPPAVPPKTEKALRRAKKLASKRRKTDQPQEKHGERREEKLHPEDSERRPPSLGERPPARFPVVRSLPPPVRRHSVSAFSEPIQRRPGGSQSLTPLSPYPATQKVLQDPQSGEYFVFDLPLQVKIKTFYDPETGKYVKVSIPSSEGGSPEPSPPDALAAPYVLYPGFRPLPVTALMPLRCSSQLSAPTFLRQRPHTNEAAGPRPQSAQDAGLQLASEPPSDPTQHSAGQCPEGRPQSPGEEVGDAPRLHIISTNDLEDFAMEGIS, from the coding sequence ATGCAGGGGAGTAAGAAGTGCACGGATGGCTTCAGCGACTCCTCGAGCATTGGCAGCGTGCTGGACGATGCAGACAGGGAGGTGAGCAGCCTCACAGACCGGGcgttccggagcctgtgcatctCAGAGGACGCGTCCTTCCATGACTCCGACCTGGCCCTGTCCCCGGATATCACTCGCCAAGTGTTCGGGAATTTTCACCAGAGAACGGTGAGCCATACCCATCGGAAAAGCGGCATTTGGAGCCAGTTACCGTCCCAAGGCACGGAGCATGCCGGCTGGGCGGCCACGTTCCAACAGCTGCCCAAGTACGTTCAAGGGGAGGAGAAGTATCCCAAGAGCAGCCCCCCACTGACACCAGCCCAGAGGAGACTGGAAGTGCCCGTTTCCGGCCTGAGGAGCAGCAACAAGCCTGTTTCCAAAGTGTCGTCACTGATTAAATCTTTCGACAGGACTGAAAGCCAACGTTGTGACAGCAGGCCTCCTACCAGCAAGCCTCCAGCTCTCAAAAATCCCCCCAAATTTGCTCCTCTTCCAGAAAGCGGTGTCAACTTCTGCTTCGATTCTGCCATTTTGACGGTCAGGAGGGTGCCTGCTGAAGTCTCCAGCACCCATAAGACCAGCCACCAGCCTGGCAGGAAGCACGGACAGCAGGAGTCCCCCAAGAATCCTGAAATGGCCTGTCACGGCCCCAACAGCTTCCTCCCAACGCCCGAAAACGCAGCCAACTCATTTGAGTCAAAGTTCCCCTCTCCGGCCCACAGGGCAGCCACCAGCGAGACTGGAAGGGGCCAGGAGTGGGCTCGCAAAGGGACCTTTCTTCACAGTGAAAACAGTGCTTTTGAGTCATGGAACGCCCACCAACCCAGGCTGCCTGAGAGGAAGGATGCTGCTGACACTGTCACAGAAAGCAAGGCGCCCAAGCGTTACGAGGACACGCCCTTGTTAAGGGAGCCCCCGGCCTCTGAGCACAAAGCCTCCCCCTGCCACCTCCGGGCCGGCTGCGGTCAGGAAGAGAACAGGCTGGCCGCAGGGACTCACTCCACATCTGGAACCTGGGGATCTAGGGATCTGGGAGCCCAGGGATTTGCTACGGAGGGAAAAGCTTCCAGCTCACAGCCTGAGCCTCCATTGAAACCGACCCATGCCCCCTGGAGGAAACCAAAGTCTGGGAAGGGAGGTAAAGAAAGTCTGCAAGATGCTTCAGAAGAGAAGAAGCAGACCAGCTGGAGAGGCCCAGCCTTGTATACAAAGCACAATCCCCAGGGGCAGTTTCCAGAAAAGGATGCCCTCGACACGCCTGTGGACCCCCACGAGCATTACGACCCTCCTTTCAACATCAGTAAGCTCCTGACCCCTGTCATACCCAACCAGCACGTGCTGGAGTCCTCCAACAGCCAGCCAGCAGAGGTAACCCCATCACCCACAGGACAGCTAAACGGATACCAAGAGAAGGAGCCCGGTGAATGTCAGTCCTGGGACAGTTACAAATCCAAAGCCCCCAGCCTGCTGTTCAACCTCAAAGATGTGCGGAAGTGTGTGAAGAGCACGTACAGTCCCTCACCCCTCTTGAAAGGCCCTGATGAGAAAACCAGAGGCAAGCAAGAATCCCTGAGCAACGGCGGCCTCCTTCCCAACGGGCTCGAGGAAGGCCCTCCAGATGAGCTTTCTAAGGAGACACCAGCTGATGCCCCTCCTGTGTCACTCATCAGTACGCAGAAGGACCCCAAACCTGACCCCGGTGCAGCCTCTGCAGACAACTACCTAACTCTCACCTCGCCATCACCTAACACCAAAGCGCCCTTCTGTGTCAATGGCGAGGCCGGCGACAGGAACAGCTATGAGAAGGACGATGCCAGTGGAGAATCGGCGATGGGGGCTGCCAGGCCCAGCTGGCGTCCAGACTCCAGGGAACACTGCCCCAGGAAACATCTGTCTCTGAAGCTTTGCAGTGGAGACCCTGAGGCAGGGAAGGCTGCGGAGACCCCAAAGACCTCCGGCCTAGAGGATGGATTCTTGAGATCCGTCTCTCAAGATACAGAACCCGAGAGAGAGGCAAGGCTTCAGAATCCAAACTTCAACCAGAAATTCTCCCCAGGGCCCCTTTCTCCCGAGGAGGAAGATGTGTTTTACAGTGACAGCCAGTCTGATTTTATGCCAGGCCTCAAAAGTAAGAGCAAATTTAGCACCAGCTCTTCAGATCAGTCCTTTGCCTCGTTCGAGGACCAGCAGAAGACGTGGTTTGCCGAGAGCcagcaggaagaaaggaggaatgaCGTGAGTGTAGGCGACAGTcagaaggatgagaaggagaaaGTGATGGAGGAAGATGAACTACAATACCACACCTTGAGTAATGGGCACGCATGCATGGAGGAGCACAGCAAGTGGGAATCCTTGCAAGGAGAAGAGGAAAGTTTGCCAGAAGGTAGCCCTGGGAAGGCGTCGAGGGAGGAAGCTAATTTCAGAGGCACTGGCATTGGGGGAAGTAAGGATACAGCTCTTTCACATGCCAAAGACCTAACCCCTTCACCATGTTCCACTTCAAACAAGCACATACTCTTTGCAATTAAAGACAACACCCTCAGGGCCACCCCCGTGATAAAACCCATCATGCTGCCCCTCCTGAGATCCATGTCCTCAGATTCCTTGCTGGGCACTGGCCACAAAGAGGAGGAACTGCCGaggccaggctggggcagggatGCTGGTCTTTGTGCCCCCGACAGCCGGGAAATGCCCAGCACTCTGCCACCCACCAGCGTGCAAGGCACACACTTGAAGGGGGCGGCCTGTGAGGCTATGGAGGACCGCGGGTGGGGTCCCAGTGCAGCCAGGTCAGAGACGTCCCAGGCAGCCCCAAAGGGGTATGTCCCATTTCCTCCACTCACGGGAGAGGGCCAAGGGTTGAAGCCAGCCCGAGAGGCCGTACATAAAGTCGTGGCCAGCAATGGCAAGAGCAGTTCCATAGACCAGGGGAAGCTGGATGCTCCAACGTGCATCCCCACGATTGCTTTGCCAGAAGGCGACCTGGAAGACCAGCCACCCCTACAGAAGCTTGGAACCCGCTGGGAAGAGCAGGCACAGGGCTTCCAAAGTCACTTTTTGTCTACACCCAGAGCACAGCCCCCGGGGAGAAGACTGGTCCCTGGTGAGCTAGCAGCTTCCCCCAGCGCCAGCTCCCTGGAAGAGAACAGTGCATGCTCCCCTGCCACCAGCAGCATTTACGATGATGCTTACCAGGCCCCCAGTGAGCCCAGCCTGCTGCCAGGGGAGCCTCCCCGCAGCAGCCCCTGGGCCAGCTCCCGTCCTGGCAGGGTGGCGCAGAGGGAGGACCTGACGCATGCCCTCACGTGGGAGCCCGGCTCCGACCCCCAACTGGAGTCATCAGCAGAAGACCTCAGGACACTTTCTCCAAGAGGCTCCTTGTTGGACGTGACCACCAGCTCAGCTGGCCTCCTGGAGAAGCCAGAGCCTCCTTCTCAGCTGGAGAGGGCGGCTGGCAAGCCTCCAGCAGTACCACCCAAAACAGAGAAGGCCCTGCGGCGGGCCAAGAAGCTAGCAAGCAAGAGGAGAAAGACCGACCAGCCACAGGAAAAGCATGGCGAACGCCGGGAGGAAAAGCTGCACCCCGAGGACTCAGAGCGCAGGCCACCGTCCCTCGGAGAGAGGCCCCCAGCCAGGTTCCCCGTGGTCCGTTCCCTGCCCCCTCCCGTGCGCCGCCACTCAGTGTCTGCCTTCTCAGAGCCGATCCAGAGGCGGCCTGGGGGCTCCCAGTCCCTTACACCCCTGTCCCCTTACCCTGCCACCCAGAAGGTCCTCCAAGACCCCCAATCTGGAGAGTACTTTGTCTTCGATCTGCCGCTCCAGGTGAAAATCAAGACATTCTATGACCCAGAGACGGGCAAATACGTCAAGGTCTCTATCCCATCCTCTGAGGGGGGTTCCCCTGAGCCAAGCCCGCCAGATGCCCTTGCTGCTCCCTACGTGCTGTACCCGGGCTTCCGGCCCCTGCCTGTGACAGCCTTGATGCCCCTGCGCTGCTCCTCTCAGCTCTCTGCCCCCACCTTCCTAAGGCAGCGCCCTCACACCAACGAGGCAGctggccccaggccccagagcGCCCAAGATGCTGGCCTGCAGCTGGCCTCTGAGCCTCCCAGTGACCCCACCCAGCACTCTGCAGGCCAGTGCCCCGAGGGGCGCCCCCAGAGcccaggggaggaggtgggagatgctCCAAGACTGCATATCATCTCCACTAACGACCTAGAGGACTTTGCCATGGAAGGCATTTCTTGA